The Streptomyces kanamyceticus genome window below encodes:
- a CDS encoding response regulator, which yields MIRVMLADDEAMIRAGVSSILSADQDIEVIAEARNGKEAVEQCRLHRPDVALLDIRMPELDGLAAATQIKSAVPGTAVLMLTTFGEDEYITRALSEGANGFLLKASDPRELIAAVHAVAEGAAYLSPRVARRVITKLQETGLSPAGPARSRVALLTEREREVLTLLGSGMSNAEIGRQMNLVEGTVKSYVSAILNRLDVRNRVQAAILAYEAGLVNRSGSSR from the coding sequence ATGATTCGCGTAATGCTCGCCGACGACGAGGCGATGATCCGGGCCGGGGTCAGTTCGATCCTGTCCGCCGACCAGGACATCGAGGTGATCGCGGAGGCCAGGAACGGCAAGGAGGCCGTCGAGCAGTGCCGACTGCACCGGCCGGACGTCGCGCTCCTGGACATCCGCATGCCGGAACTCGACGGGCTCGCCGCCGCCACGCAGATCAAGTCCGCGGTGCCCGGCACCGCCGTGCTAATGCTGACCACCTTCGGCGAGGACGAGTACATCACCCGGGCGCTCAGCGAGGGCGCCAACGGCTTCCTGCTCAAGGCGTCCGACCCGCGCGAACTCATCGCCGCCGTGCACGCGGTGGCCGAGGGCGCGGCCTATCTGTCGCCGCGGGTCGCCCGCCGCGTCATCACCAAGCTCCAGGAGACCGGACTCAGCCCCGCGGGGCCCGCGCGCAGCCGTGTCGCGCTGCTGACCGAGCGGGAGCGCGAGGTGCTGACGCTGCTCGGCTCCGGCATGTCCAACGCGGAGATCGGGCGGCAGATGAATCTCGTCGAGGGCACGGTGAAGAGTTACGTCAGCGCGATCCTGAACCGGCTCGACGTGCGGAATCGGGTGCAGGCGGCGATTCTCGCGTATGAGGCGGGGCTCGTGAACAGGTCGGGTAGCAGCCGCTAG